One Gossypium hirsutum isolate 1008001.06 chromosome A11, Gossypium_hirsutum_v2.1, whole genome shotgun sequence genomic window carries:
- the LOC107892842 gene encoding RNA-binding protein 42 isoform X1 → MSVPPSSATPPASSSSSQFTYQATANQSYFPLPFHLQQQPQHYASAPPSVSVAPAPVYPASVAPVPGVYSLPQYQQAQQLFQRDAQIVTPEALESVKAALASSEIEHKAETKKKAIPRKAAGQSWEDPTLAEWPENDFRLFCGDLGNEVNDDVLSKAFARFPSFNMARVVRDKRTGKTKGYGFVSFANPSDLAAALKEMNGKYVGNRPIKLRKSNWKERIDQDALVRQKNHYQKKPKLQKKGILHK, encoded by the exons ATGTCGGTTCCTCCCTCTTCCGCTACACCTCCTGCTTCCTCATCCTCTTCTCAATTCACCTACCAAGCGACGGCAAATCAATCGTATTTTCCTTTGCCCTTTCATCTCCAGCAACAGCCCCAACATTATGCCTCCGCGCCCCCCTCCGTTTCCGTCGCCCCGGCTCCTGTCTACCCTGCCTCTGTTGCTCCTGTACCCGGCGTCTATTCTCTCCCTCAATACCAACAG GCCCAACAGTTATTTCAAAGGGATGCTCAAATAGTTACCCCAGAAGCACTAGAGAGCGTAAAGGCTGCTCTTGCAAGCAGTGAGATTGAGCACAAAGCAGAAACTAAGAAGAAAGCAATCCCACGGAAAGCTGCTGGTCAGTCATGGGAGGATCCAACGCTTGCTGAGTGGCCAGAAA ATGACTTTCGCTTATTTTGTGGTGATCTTGGTAATGAAGTTAATGATGATGTTCTTTCAAAAGCTTTTGCTCGATTTCCTTCATTTAACATGGCTAGA GTTGTTAGAGATAAACGGACCGGCAAAACAAAGGGCTACGGGTTCGTTAGCTTTGCTAACCCTTCTGACCTTGCAGCTGCACTTAAAGAGATGAATG GTAAATATGTGGGAAATAGACCAATCAAGCTTCGAAAGAGTAACTGGAAGGAGAGGATAGATCAGGATGCCCTTGTGAGACAGAAA AACCATTATCAGAAAAAGCCAAAGCTACAGAAGAAAGGGATATTGCACAAGTGA
- the LOC107892842 gene encoding RNA-binding protein 42 isoform X2, which produces MSVPPSSATPPASSSSSQFTYQATANQSYFPLPFHLQQQPQHYASAPPSVSVAPAPVYPASVAPVPGVYSLPQYQQAQQLFQRDAQIVTPEALESVKAALASSEIEHKAETKKKAIPRKAAGQSWEDPTLAEWPENDFRLFCGDLGNEVNDDVLSKAFARFPSFNMARFLFRFLYEVHREVIYLCVLRLLEINGPAKQRATGSLALLTLLTLQLHLKR; this is translated from the exons ATGTCGGTTCCTCCCTCTTCCGCTACACCTCCTGCTTCCTCATCCTCTTCTCAATTCACCTACCAAGCGACGGCAAATCAATCGTATTTTCCTTTGCCCTTTCATCTCCAGCAACAGCCCCAACATTATGCCTCCGCGCCCCCCTCCGTTTCCGTCGCCCCGGCTCCTGTCTACCCTGCCTCTGTTGCTCCTGTACCCGGCGTCTATTCTCTCCCTCAATACCAACAG GCCCAACAGTTATTTCAAAGGGATGCTCAAATAGTTACCCCAGAAGCACTAGAGAGCGTAAAGGCTGCTCTTGCAAGCAGTGAGATTGAGCACAAAGCAGAAACTAAGAAGAAAGCAATCCCACGGAAAGCTGCTGGTCAGTCATGGGAGGATCCAACGCTTGCTGAGTGGCCAGAAA ATGACTTTCGCTTATTTTGTGGTGATCTTGGTAATGAAGTTAATGATGATGTTCTTTCAAAAGCTTTTGCTCGATTTCCTTCATTTAACATGGCTAGA TTCCTGTTCAGATTTTTGTATGAAGTGCACAGAGAAGTtatatatttatgtgttttaAG GTTGTTAGAGATAAACGGACCGGCAAAACAAAGGGCTACGGGTTCGTTAGCTTTGCTAACCCTTCTGACCTTGCAGCTGCACTTAAAGAGATGA
- the LOC107892842 gene encoding RNA-binding protein 42 isoform X3 — MSVPPSSATPPASSSSSQFTYQATANQSYFPLPFHLQQQPQHYASAPPSVSVAPAPVYPASVAPVPGVYSLPQYQQAQQLFQRDAQIVTPEALESVKAALASSEIEHKAETKKKAIPRKAAGQSWEDPTLAEWPENDFRLFCGDLGNEVNDDVLSKAFARFPSFNMARIFV, encoded by the exons ATGTCGGTTCCTCCCTCTTCCGCTACACCTCCTGCTTCCTCATCCTCTTCTCAATTCACCTACCAAGCGACGGCAAATCAATCGTATTTTCCTTTGCCCTTTCATCTCCAGCAACAGCCCCAACATTATGCCTCCGCGCCCCCCTCCGTTTCCGTCGCCCCGGCTCCTGTCTACCCTGCCTCTGTTGCTCCTGTACCCGGCGTCTATTCTCTCCCTCAATACCAACAG GCCCAACAGTTATTTCAAAGGGATGCTCAAATAGTTACCCCAGAAGCACTAGAGAGCGTAAAGGCTGCTCTTGCAAGCAGTGAGATTGAGCACAAAGCAGAAACTAAGAAGAAAGCAATCCCACGGAAAGCTGCTGGTCAGTCATGGGAGGATCCAACGCTTGCTGAGTGGCCAGAAA ATGACTTTCGCTTATTTTGTGGTGATCTTGGTAATGAAGTTAATGATGATGTTCTTTCAAAAGCTTTTGCTCGATTTCCTTCATTTAACATGGCTAGA ATTTTTGTATGA